From Cucumis melo cultivar AY chromosome 3, USDA_Cmelo_AY_1.0, whole genome shotgun sequence:
TTCTATTTCTTGCAAGGCTGAATACTTGCCCAGAGATAGGAAAGCATAGGCAGGGTCCCAGAATAGATATTTACTCGATAAACATCTTGGAAGGATGTCTACAACACCAACTGCAACTAACTTTCCATCAATCAAATATTGCTGGTGAAAAGAACCAAAACCGCAGGGAGGAACTGTACCATCACCAGTTGAGGGAACAAAGTTGAGGGGGGTGTCCACCAGAAAATTCCTATATGAGGCTTCTGATATGCGATCTGGAGTATCATTGTGCACAACAAGCTGATACCGTCTGTACAAAGCGTATTCCACAGGATCAAAACTGGACCTTTTCAGGCGTAGCTCAAACTTACGTCTCTTCGGTAATGAACATTTAGGGTTCTTTTCCATACTGGAATCTTTACTTCTGGCTCTAGCAGTTTCCTGAGAAATGTTAGCCTTTTCAGCACTCTTCGGGAAGGAAGCTTCACCTTCTTCagaataaaaattaatatgTCCATTGCATGGTTTGATTGAGAAACTGGATAGCTCATCAACCTGGCTCAAATGATTTACCAACTTTTCAGCTATTATTTTAGGTATGAACCCAGTTTCTGCTGTATTACTCTCTGATGATGCTAAGTTATCAATTTTCATTTCACCAACTTGAGCACGCCTTATGCTGGCAGACAATTGGAATGCAACATTGCAGGAGTATATAAGATTCTGAGATCCTTGAACAAGCAGTTTTTTCTTTGCATGGGAAACCCTCTTGACAGAAGCTTTTGGAATCTGTATGCTACGAGGAAGAACAATGTTTTTGGTGTATAACCTTATGGAATCAGCAACTATATCAGACAGATGAAGCATAAAGCGGTCTTCctcattttcttcatttttaaagGACATTGAGTTCTTTCCTACTGAGTGAGATTCCCCATTAAGTGCATGACTTCCACCCTCGGAAGTACTTGAAACTTCTGAGTGTTCGACTGCTTTATCATGCTCCAAGGCACCATCTAGAAACCTAAAGTCAAATCGAACTTCATCAGATGTTATAGGAACACATACAATCAGAACTGAAAACTAACATTGAAAAAGAGCACAAATTTAGCAATCCAAAACGAGGAAGCTTTTACAAACATATTATAGATAACTTAGCTGCTAAAATGGAACAAAAGCAATTCATAATCTAACATTCTAGAAATGTTGTCAACGTATTTACTTCCTAGTCTAATTTTAAAATCACTGTAATAACGTAAAGAAGATGTTTTCCCTCACTAAAGGTCGAATTCAACAAAATGTAAAAGACACTTTCATTTCTATAACTAGAACTTGTTAACTCATCAAGACCCCCTATGATCAATTTGCTCAAGTAATCAAATATATTGAAATGTGAATAATGACAACATCTTCCACCTCAAAACAATATGTTGAAAGAGAAGAATAGATTGCGGGGAGCATGAATATAAAACTATACACCAAAATTCTTTAGGATCACACCTTTGAAACCGTCTAGACACTCGTAGTTGATCTTTAGATGGAACAAAGTCAGATGCCTTTAAACGGATTGTATAAGAAGGGCAACATGTTCTTTCCATCTCGGGTTTGTAGAGGTAACAGCCAGATCTTCTCCAGCCACGATCAAGGAGATCTATGAAACAGGTAAAagtaatttaataaataaaagttatGTACCATTAagttatattaaataaaattatatagcCTATAGTACATTATAACCAGAACCAGTTTCAGAAATTGATCAAGCATCATACTAAATTATATAAATAGATATGCAAGGATGATCAATGTTTTATGGATAATAATGACAATTCTGCATGAACTGTGATGGCAGAGAGAAAGGAAGTCCTAGAAAGACTAAAAGAAATGCCGGTAATACAAACCTTGATAATCATCAACGGTAAGATTATCTGGAGCCCATAAACCTGCcatgaaaaaataaaacaaacataaGTATATAACAAAAGCCAACACAATGACGATCGGAGCGCTGTAGCAAgtgacaacaacaacaacaacaattgTTTTCTG
This genomic window contains:
- the LOC103485565 gene encoding arginyl-tRNA--protein transferase 2, encoding MAGKTMSDASSSTIGGAERGESVVYDCRRRKSSCGYCKSGSRGSITHGLWAPDNLTVDDYQDLLDRGWRRSGCYLYKPEMERTCCPSYTIRLKASDFVPSKDQLRVSRRFQRFLDGALEHDKAVEHSEVSSTSEGGSHALNGESHSVGKNSMSFKNEENEEDRFMLHLSDIVADSIRLYTKNIVLPRSIQIPKASVKRVSHAKKKLLVQGSQNLIYSCNVAFQLSASIRRAQVGEMKIDNLASSESNTAETGFIPKIIAEKLVNHLSQVDELSSFSIKPCNGHINFYSEEGEASFPKSAEKANISQETARARSKDSSMEKNPKCSLPKRRKFELRLKRSSFDPVEYALYRRYQLVVHNDTPDRISEASYRNFLVDTPLNFVPSTGDGTVPPCGFGSFHQQYLIDGKLVAVGVVDILPRCLSSKYLFWDPAYAFLSLGKYSALQEIEWVKQNQMHCASLQYYYLGYYIHNCGKMRYKATYRPSELLCPLRYTWVPFDAVKPLLNQKSYVVLSDSSLQQNGESSLPKVPNDMELEQNADFLEEPDDVNMDEDGEMAEAYSDSSDEDLDSDSSGLPSSDMEDQDVTNILIGIGDSRMRYKDIQQAISPSGRSYLENQLIRYKRVVGKELSERIVYILR